The DNA sequence ACCTTTTTTCTATCTTAAAAGTTTTTTTCACACAATCATCAGAGTGAAAGGAGGTTGTTCTCCATCACATAAtaaaaatattaataataataataatattcataATGATATGAATaagaatactaataataataactgctattgttgttgtttttattagTGACACATGCACAGATATTCCAGACCAGTATCTCCAAAATTCCACCATTCTATCATGTCTCTGAACTTCACTACCATTCCTCCGTTGGGATACACACTTTCCTCTTCAGGAAATACACACGCTAACTCAAACGTCACACTCGACTCAGGCAGAGTTCTGCTCCATCGCTGTCGTCACCATGAGCAGGAAGATACCGGTTCTGTTCGGTTCTAGTGTTTGGTTCTAGTATTCAGTTCTATTCCCTGATTGACTTCAATGTTCTCCTTAAACCCAGTCAAAGTAGGTCCTTTGCATTATTTTACAACAGTATTCCGATATCCAATATTTGAATGATCACACTATTTACAATGTTGACATTCCACTATCCTTTTCCTTTTACTAGTGTCGTGATAGAAACAAATCTAAACGCAATACGCTTAATTTGGGAGCTCAGGAAGATTCCCAAAGAAAAGAGCTGGGACTGAGAcgtgtagaaaataaagaaactgTTGCAGTGGGGACTGTAAGAGATGGTGTATATCCTCTCTCATTAGTATTTACATCTATATGACAGTCGTGGCCACAAGCCGTTTAGGGGACCTGTGTTTGGCTCCTCACTAATTAGTTACAATTTTGAAGATGTGTTTTTTCCCTTCTAAGAATCAGCACCCAATTCAAACAGCTCTAACCTACACCTTTCAGAGAAACATTTGCTCCTCATCTTTTCTCCACAAAGAAAAGCTTGGTATTATCCCCAAGAGCTGACATCAAAACAATCATCTGGATTAAAACAGAAGCAcatctctacctctttctgttggtaccaaaacattccagagcactccctcttcctccagcCATCTCTAGTTTGGAACCTGGAACAACAGCTCAGAATCCATCTCGTCTAGTGGTTCTGTTTTGGTTCTTGGTGATGCTAAGAGCTCTTTCTGAACAGTAATCAAGGACATTGACGTGTGACAGAGTCCAAAGGCAGCCTCTGATCTGTTGGATGGCATCAGTGCAAAGGGATTCACTACTACAGCTCTGTCTCTTCGCCATTCACTCCATGACACGGACCTGTCAGTCATGATGCACAGTCAAGCAGACTACAAGGAGCTCCATGCCCTGAGTCTTCTCTGGCCAGCCGTGTCCTAGGTTCAGTGCAAAGTCTATACAGTTAAATATAGGACAGGTACTCCATAGTATTCTGAAGAAACATACGGAAAGACAGAGTAGGAAGCACACTATcttactgtacagtacattcCTTTAACTgtgcagtgctgtgtgtgtggccGACAGGCCTGCAGCCTTTATGTGCCTTGGACATCTGGAGAACACAGCAACATAGTAACATTGTTGTCTTTCTAACTGTGTTAGGAGGGTTCAAGTAGATTTCACTGCAGTGGTTAGGTTGCAGAGAGCCAATTTGGATTTAAATCATTTTTGGGGATAATTGAATAGGTGTAATTTTTAGGGGGTTATGATGAACTCAACCTACTAAAGTTGCTCTGTATTCGTGCAGTTAGTTCTATAAGAGTTGTGGATGCTAGATGTGAATGACATAAGAGGAGAGGGTATAACGTGTGAGTGTTTCTGTTCTTCAAGTTATGGGGTTGATATTATTCTATATGATGTGTTGAGTGTAAGCTGTAAACAGAGTAGTTCTCCCATTGAGAGATAGGGTTGTAAAAACAGTGATTTTGATATATATTCTTTTATCATTCACTTATACATAGATTTTTGTGTTGTCATGATTGTTTTCTTTGTTAGAAAATCATTGTTGTCATGATAACGTTTTATTACTATAGATTTAATGATCATTATCATATTTGACGCTGGACTGGATAAAGTCGTTTGTTTAAAAAGCATGCATGTTTCAATTCCCTCCTCCTCCGTTTCCTCTTCCTGATACAAATGTCTCAATCTCAGCTGTTCCTCTTCTTTTTATCATCCCCTCATACCTCCTTTTTCTCGCTCagtcttttctccctccctcctcctcctctctgggaATGTAAGGCTTCCAAAAACAAGTTGTCCGTTGGGCCAGCTGTTGTCACTGCGTGAGTCTGTTTCCAAATCTTCCTCCTCTGCTCTTCAGTAGTCACAAGAGTTTATATCCCATCAAAAATGTGTTTGATACCTGAAAAGGAACATATTTATTGATAAATATTTAATTATTAGGCTCAGTCATTCCTGACGCCGAGGGTCAGTCTGTCACGTTTCTCAGGACGATCTGTCAATCAGTTGGTTGCCATGGCAGCAACAGTGGACCCctgcttctcttccttctcctccagcATCTGGATGGCTCCACAACTGACATCAGAGGCCTTCCGCTCTGTGATTTGCTGTGCTGGTGGTTGCCCCGGACTACGTTGCCCAGGACTACTGCCCCCGGAGGTGATGGCTTCATCTCTCTGTGTTAGAGTGGCAGACTCCGGCTCCATGCAGAGTGTCACCTCCTCGTCCTGTTCAGGGGACAGAGCAGGGGCTTGGTCAGGGGATGACACTTACAGAACATTCAGATATAAATGTTTAGAATATAACAGATACCACATGATTCTCTGACCACGGAGAGGAGAAAGCAAGGGTGTATTCATGAGTTCAGATGGAAATGTCTCCCTGttgtacagtaccagtgaaaagttgacacacctcattcaaggttttttttttacattgtagaataatagtgaagacattaaaactatgaaataacatatggaatcatgtagtatgacagctttgcacacttggcattctctcaaccagcttcacctggaatgttttcgAACTGACTTGAAGGAGCTGCCAcgtatgctgagtacttgttggctgcttttccttcactctgctgtccaactcatcccaaaccatctcaactgggttgaagtctggtgattgtggaggtcaggtcatctgatgaagtattccatcactctccttggttaaATAGCAtttacacagcctgtaggtgtgttgggtcattgtcctgttgaaaaacaaatgataatcccactaaacgcaaaccagatggggtggtgtatcgctgcagaatgctgtggtagccatgctggttaagtgtgccttgaattacaagtaaatcactgacagtgtcaccagcaaagcacaccatcacacctcctcctccatgcttcatggtgggaaccatacatgcagagatcatccgttcaactactctgcgtctcacaaagacacagcggttggaaccaaaaatctcaaatttggactcatcagaccaaaggacagatttccaccggtctaatttccattgctcacgtttcttggcccaagtaagtctcttcttcttattgctgtcctttaCTAGTGTTTCtattgaaggcctgattcacgcagtctctgaatagttgatgttgagatgtgtctgttacttgaactctgtgaagcatttatttgggctgcaatttctgatgctggtactctaatgaccttatcctctgcagcagaggcaactctgggtcttcctttcttgtggcggtcctcatgagagccagtttcatcatagcatgtttttgcgactgcaattgaagaaactttcaaagatctTGAAATTttacagattgactgaccttcatatcttaaaggaAAGATGGACGGctgtttctttttgcttatttgagctgttcttgacataatattttttaattttacctttatttaactaggcaagtcagttaagaacaaattcttattttcaatgatggcctaggaacaatgggttaactgcctgttcagggacagaacgacagatttgtaccttgtcagctcgggggtttgaacttgcaaccttccagttactagtccaacgctctaaccaccactGCCTCGGCAGGActtggtcatttaccaaatagggctatcttctgtatacccaccctaccttatcacaactgattggctcaaactcattaagaaggaaagaattcccacaaattaactttcaacaaggcacacctgttaattgaaatgccttccaggtgacttcctcatgaagctgattgagagaatgacaagagtgtgcaaagctgtcatcaaggcaaagggtggctacgttgaagaatctgaaatataaaatatgttttgatttgttcaacactttttggtaactacatgattccatatgtgttatttcatcattttgatgctctcactattattctacaatgtagaaaatagtttttttttttaataaagcaTCAAGGATGTACCTATCTGCACTGATATGACCTCAGCgcccagttaaaaaaaaaaaaaaactctggattaaatgcatagaaatataatgaatagaatgTATCAATCATTGTCTTGAATGAGGACTCATGTTCTATTCATTttatttctatgcatttaatcctatccGATAGACGAAATCCAGATACataacttttgaaaaactgggccATGATGACCCTGTGACCTGATATGACCTCACCTTCagttcatcttcctcctcctgctgctccagcAGATGGGAATGTTCTGTCCCCGCCCCCTCATCCCCAGAGGGAACATTCAAAGCCGCCTCCACCACCGCTGCCACGCCTATGTTGTACCCTCCAATATCCGCTTGATAGGACTCTGTCTGACCCGCCCCCCACAGGTCCACCAATGGGGCGTGGGTAGCAGGGGCCAGGCTATGGATGGTGCTGTTGGGCGTGGCTTGCAACGAGTGGTTGGCGCTGTGCAGCCTTTGCTCCAGAGACTGTTGAGAGAAGGACGAGACAATGAGGAGACTTCGGTAGGGAGAGGTTCCCCTTCACCACTGATACAGGATCAGATATTTGTTTATCCCCCTAATGGTAAAGAATCTGGAAATATGATCCTAAATCTGTGGATAAGGGATGTTTCTTCCTTTAAGCGTAATGTTGGATTGAAAGGGACAGGGTAATTTTGTTGTCTAAGAAGGGAGATACAATAATGTATTGATGAATAATGTATTGATCAGTATTCTTGTCTCGTTCAAAATACcccagagaaaaaagagaaatacCCACGTCAGCCGCCAGACTACGCCATGAATGAATATTGTCTATCCATGGAAATAGATAGTTATTACTTCCCTCTCATATTAGACTGTTGATTTTCCCTCACCTGTTGTTGCTGATACAGGAGCTGCTGTTGCTGGTAGTGCTGTATCTGTTGTAGCTGCTGCAGCTGCTGGAGCTGACTCTGCTGCTGTAGGTtgaactgctgctgctgctgcaacgCGTTCCCATCATACCCATCACAGGAAGTCCCGCCCTGCTGCATCACGTAGGAGCCAGCAGCGGGAGAGGCCACTCCGGAGGGCTCGTTGCTGATTGGCTCCCAGGcgtcagaggaggagaggcagtagAGGCCCTGGGCGACATAGGTGTTGGGCCACATGTCCGCAGAGGAGTGGTGCAATATCTGGTCTGAGAGGATGAAAAGAACGAGAAAACAGAAGAGTGAAGAGGCGGGATAAGTGGTAGATTGTCCTTGACGGATGCACTACATTGGACCTCATGGACATCAAACTGCAAATAAATCTACAATGCTGACATCAGTCTTTTCCCGAAAGAGGAAACCTGAAGAGGAATCATGTGATATCCCTGGGGGACACCCCAACCCTCTCAGACCCAAATATATAattgagaaaatgactttacttGAACAATCCCCAGACAGACACCAAGTGCAGCTACACCGAGTAGTCCAATACATCAGCATTATGTCTCTGTATAGCCATTGGGGAGTCTGTCTGCGCTGCATTATTATGACATATAATTCAGCCAATAGCACGGCTGATATGAATAAGGGAAAGTCATGGTAGTTGTTGCCATCTCATATTCCAATCTGGTTTTGTTACGGATGAACAAGGCGACTAATATCCCCCACTGACTGATAACAACATTAAAACTTTTGAAGTATGGTAGCCATTTTGTGCGAAGGAGGAAAATAAATGGAAGAATATATCAGTTTATGTGTTGCCAATGCTGTTATGTACAAAAAGGCTGTCAAACACAAAAGGATGAGGTAAATCACACTTATTCACAGAAATGTCTTTGGGACATTGGCCAAACAAGTTTCTGATAGAGGAATggtgtatataaactcagcaaaaaaagaaacatcaatttttcaggaccctgtctttcaaagataattagtaaaaatccaaataacttcacagatcttcattgtaaagggtttaaacactgtttcccatgcttgttcaatgaaccatgaacaatgaatgaacatgtacctgtggaacagcttacagacggtatgcAGGGTCACAGTTATCGTCACAGTTAATGACCAACTTAGGAtagtaaagaggcctttctactgactctgaaaaacaccaaaagaaagatgcccagggtccctgctcatctgcgtgaacgtgccttagacatgctgcaaagaggcataaggactgcagatgtggccagggaaataaattgcaatgtccgtactgtgagatgcctaagacagcactacagggagacaggatggacagctaatcatcctcgcagtggcagaccacgtgtaacaacacctggaCAGGTTCGGtatatccaaacatcacacctgagagagacagttacaggatggaaacaacaactgccagagttacaccaggaacgcacaatccctccatcagtgctcagactgtttgcaataggctgagagaggctggactgagggcttgtaggcatcactggcaacaacgtcacctatgggtcaaacccaccgtcgctggaccagacaaaaagtgctcttcactgacgagtcgaggttgtgtctcaccaggggtgatgtcggattattgttgaaggaatgagcattacagcgagtcctgtactctggagcgggaccgatttggaggtggagggtccgtcatggtctggggcggtgtgttacagcatcatcagactgagcttgttgtcattgcaggcaatcactGTGCATTacagacatcctcctccctcatgtgggacccttcctgcaggctcatcctgacatgaccctccagcatgacaatgccaccagccatactgctcgttctgtgagtgatttcctgcaagacaagaatgtcagtgttctgccatggccagcgaagagcccggatctggcctggtttagatcttatctgtcagaaagatatcagtttgtctctgtgaatggtttgtcctctgacaaatcaactgtaaatttcggcgttcctcaaggttccgtttttgGACCActtttgttttcactatatattttacctcttggggatgtcaatcgaaaacataatgttaactttcactgctatgcgaatgacacacagctgtacatttcaatgaaacatagtgaagccccaaaattgccctcgctaaaagcctgtgtttcagacataaggaagtggtgGCTGCAaagtttctacttttaaactcggacaaaacagagatgcttgttctaggccccaagaaacaaagagatcttctgttgaatctgacaattaatcttaatggttgtacagtcgtctcaaataaaactgtgaaggacctcggcgttactctggaccctgatctctccttTGACGTACATATcgagactgtttcaaggacagcttttttccatctacgtaacattgcaaaaatcagaaactttctgtccaaaaatgatgcagaaacattaatccatgctttttttTACTTCTacgttagactactgcaatgctctactttccggctacctggataaagcactaaataaactttagttagtgctaaatacggctgctagaatcctgactagaaccaaaaaatgatcatattactccagtgctagcctccctacactggcttcctgtcaaggcaagggctgattaaggttttactgcaaacctacaaagcattacatgggcttgctcctacctatctctctgatttggtcctgtcgtacatacctacacgtacgctacggtcacaagacgcaggcctcctaattgtccctagaatttctaagcaaacagctggagacagggctttctcctatagagctccatttttatggaatggtctgcctacccatgtgagacgcaaactcggtctcaacctttaagtctttactgaacactcatctcttcagtgggtcatatgattgagtgtagtctggcccaggagtgtgaaggtgaacggaaaggctctggaaaAACGAacagcccttgctgtctctgcctggccggttcccctctttccactgggattctctgcctctaaccctattacaggggctgagtcactggcttactggtgctctttcatgccgtccctaggaggggtgcgtcacttgagtgggttgagtcactgatgtgatcttcctttctgggttggcgcccccccttgggttgtgccgtggcagagatccttgtgggctatactcggccttgtctcaggatggtaagttggtggttgatgatatccctctagtggtgtgggggctgtgctttggcaaagtgggtggggttatatccttcctgtttggccctgtccggggtggggccacagtgtctcctgacccctcctgtctcagcctccagtatttatgctgcagtagtttatgtgtcggggggctagggtcagtttgttatacctggagtacttctcctgtcttatccggtgtcctgtgtgaatttaagtatgctctctctaattctctctttctttctctctctcggaggacctgagccctaggaccatgcctcagaactacctggcatgatgactccatgctgtccccagtccacctggccgtgctgctgctccagtttcaactgttctgcctgcggctatggaatcctgacctgttcaccggacgtgctacctgttccAGACCTATTattttgaccatgctggtcatttatgaacatttgaacatcttggccatgttctgttataatctccactccatctccattgcttgctgtttggggttttaggctgggtttctgtacagaactttgagatatcagctgatgtacgaagggctatataaataaatttgatttgatttgattgatctaaatcccattgagcacgtctgggacctgttggattggagggtgagggctagggccattcccccccagaaatgtctgggaacttgcaggtgccttggtggaagagtggggtaacatctcacaacaagaactgacaaatctgatgcagtccatgaggaggagatgcactgcaatacttaatgcagctggtggccaccccAGATActcactgttacttttgacccccctttgttcagggacacattattccatttctgttagtcacatgcctgtgaaacttgttcagtttatgtctcggtTGTTGAatttgttcatacaaatatacacgttaagtttgctgaaaataaacgcagttgacagtgagaggacgtttctttttctgctgagtttaCATAATCTGACAAAAGCGCCTCATGGTGTGCTGAGTTGATATGGCGGTGCTAAGAGTTAGCAAGCATCATGCCGGCAACCTCACATGACATCACTTTAATGATGActcaaaactgtcaaaatacatCCAGAGACAGCCTTTTAATAAGAACATTCTATGGTTATTTTACTTcaggtaatataatatatatacaataAATAACTGGCCTGAAGTTGTGATTCAACCAATGATCATCACACAGCCTCAAGGCCATTTGTTATCTCTCAATAACAAACCACAAGGAGAAAAAAACATTCTGATTTCAACATGTCTCCATGTCTGAACGCCTCTTTGCATGAGAAGGAGAAATACAGGAGCACTGTAACGGACAGCACAGCAATGTGGAATAATAATGACCAAGTGGACTATTTATACAGTTGAAATCCCTGGTCTTGCATTCCCCCAGGCTGTGTTTGCGAATCTGAAATTAGCACAGAGTTAACCCTCCAGGCTGAGACGGAATAAGATGCCTTCGTTACTGAGCTAAATGACGCATAATGTAGCCCACACACTACACTCCAGCTTTGCCTGATCTCAAGCCTATGCAGAAACGTGTTTGTCTGCACATTTTAGACAAGGTTCCGCAGTGCTCTTTAAACTATCCCTTAAACTTGGTTGCCCTAGTTGATTGGTGCTACTGAAGTTTGTCAAGCATATTTGTAGTCCCTTACCTCGACTGACATGCTGGTTTAGAGGCTATATTTATAGTCCTTTACCTCAACTGACATATGGTTGTTTAGAGGTCATATTTGTAGTCCCTTATCTCGGCTGGTGATGCTCTCCTGGTTAACCTCGCTGAGGTGGGCCACACTGCCCTGGTTAGACCCTGACCTCAGGCTCTCTCCATCCATGGAGGTCCAGGCCATGAGCGTTGCCTGGGAGATGGCAAACTGCTGCAGGATACCTGGAGTGCAGAGGGTAAGTCAGGGTCATTGTAACGGCTCAGTTGGCTGCTGCCTTCCCTCAGCACCTTAATATCTATGGCTAATTTAAATAAAGATGTAATATGTAGTCTATTTAATATCTATGGTTATGCTTTGCCTAGGCCAATATTGACATCTTTGGCTGGTGTTATGCCATGCTGATTAGTTGACCTATAAACAGTCTGGTTATGATGTGGCGTTCAACACATGAGAACCCTTTTTCCTAAAGGCTTGATTTTGTGAGGGTTTCCTCTGAACACCACCCTGGGGGTATAAATCAGCATCAACCACTGCTATTGcttctgtctcctctcacagTGATAAattcccctcccccctctgacCTGCGGCGAAGCGAGCCTCTTTCTCCCCGTCGCTGAGGTCGCTGTAGGCGTCGCTCTCCaaccgtctctccatctcctgctctGCTGTGGACTTGCGTGGGACGGAGACACCCCCCGGGCCCACCACAGACATGTCCCAGTTCTGCCACTCGATCATGTGTGCCATCCGGCCTTGGGCCATGGATGTAGGCTTGGTCACCTTGTCCTTCATGGAGCGATTCACACCTGGGAGGGGGGAGAAGTGAAGAGGGATGTAGGGATTGATGCGGGTATTGGGGAGGGTTAGAAGGGTGACAGTGGAtcaagggagggttggagggatatTAAGGGGTTTAGAGAAGGGG is a window from the Oncorhynchus tshawytscha isolate Ot180627B linkage group LG03, Otsh_v2.0, whole genome shotgun sequence genome containing:
- the fam131bb gene encoding uncharacterized protein fam131bb isoform X2, with protein sequence MGCIGSRRLTADGVPVKDGEQHGCSDFSWEGINLSMEDTTSILPRLKRNNSNNYGIGALAKSSLTGVSGVNRSMKDKVTKPTSMAQGRMAHMIEWQNWDMSVVGPGGVSVPRKSTAEQEMERRLESDAYSDLSDGEKEARFAAGILQQFAISQATLMAWTSMDGESLRSGSNQGSVAHLSEVNQESITSRDQILHHSSADMWPNTYVAQGLYCLSSSDAWEPISNEPSGVASPAAGSYVMQQGGTSCDGYDGNALQQQQQFNLQQQSQLQQLQQLQQIQHYQQQQLLYQQQQSLEQRLHSANHSLQATPNSTIHSLAPATHAPLVDLWGAGQTESYQADIGGYNIGVAAVVEAALNVPSGDEGAGTEHSHLLEQQEEEDELKDEEVTLCMEPESATLTQRDEAITSGGSSPGQRSPGQPPAQQITERKASDVSCGAIQMLEEKEEKQGSTVAAMATN
- the fam131bb gene encoding uncharacterized protein fam131bb isoform X3 — protein: MMSSRGTEFEAADGVPVKDGEQHGCSDFSWEGINLSMEDTTSILPRLKRNNSNNYGIGALAKSSLTGVNRSMKDKVTKPTSMAQGRMAHMIEWQNWDMSVVGPGGVSVPRKSTAEQEMERRLESDAYSDLSDGEKEARFAAGILQQFAISQATLMAWTSMDGESLRSGSNQGSVAHLSEVNQESITSRDQILHHSSADMWPNTYVAQGLYCLSSSDAWEPISNEPSGVASPAAGSYVMQQGGTSCDGYDGNALQQQQQFNLQQQSQLQQLQQLQQIQHYQQQQLLYQQQQSLEQRLHSANHSLQATPNSTIHSLAPATHAPLVDLWGAGQTESYQADIGGYNIGVAAVVEAALNVPSGDEGAGTEHSHLLEQQEEEDELKDEEVTLCMEPESATLTQRDEAITSGGSSPGQRSPGQPPAQQITERKASDVSCGAIQMLEEKEEKQGSTVAAMATN
- the fam131bb gene encoding uncharacterized protein fam131bb isoform X6; protein product: MMSSRGTEFEAADGVPVKDGEQLSMEDTTSILPRLKRNNSNNYGIGALAKSSLTGVNRSMKDKVTKPTSMAQGRMAHMIEWQNWDMSVVGPGGVSVPRKSTAEQEMERRLESDAYSDLSDGEKEARFAAGILQQFAISQATLMAWTSMDGESLRSGSNQGSVAHLSEVNQESITSRDQILHHSSADMWPNTYVAQGLYCLSSSDAWEPISNEPSGVASPAAGSYVMQQGGTSCDGYDGNALQQQQQFNLQQQSQLQQLQQLQQIQHYQQQQLLYQQQQSLEQRLHSANHSLQATPNSTIHSLAPATHAPLVDLWGAGQTESYQADIGGYNIGVAAVVEAALNVPSGDEGAGTEHSHLLEQQEEEDELKDEEVTLCMEPESATLTQRDEAITSGGSSPGQRSPGQPPAQQITERKASDVSCGAIQMLEEKEEKQGSTVAAMATN
- the fam131bb gene encoding uncharacterized protein fam131bb isoform X5; translated protein: MGCIGSRRLTADGVPVKDGEQLSMEDTTSILPRLKRNNSNNYGIGALAKSSLTGVSGVNRSMKDKVTKPTSMAQGRMAHMIEWQNWDMSVVGPGGVSVPRKSTAEQEMERRLESDAYSDLSDGEKEARFAAGILQQFAISQATLMAWTSMDGESLRSGSNQGSVAHLSEVNQESITSRDQILHHSSADMWPNTYVAQGLYCLSSSDAWEPISNEPSGVASPAAGSYVMQQGGTSCDGYDGNALQQQQQFNLQQQSQLQQLQQLQQIQHYQQQQLLYQQQQSLEQRLHSANHSLQATPNSTIHSLAPATHAPLVDLWGAGQTESYQADIGGYNIGVAAVVEAALNVPSGDEGAGTEHSHLLEQQEEEDELKDEEVTLCMEPESATLTQRDEAITSGGSSPGQRSPGQPPAQQITERKASDVSCGAIQMLEEKEEKQGSTVAAMATN
- the fam131bb gene encoding uncharacterized protein fam131bb isoform X4, giving the protein MMSSRGTEFEAADGVPVKDGEQLSMEDTTSILPRLKRNNSNNYGIGALAKSSLTGVSGVNRSMKDKVTKPTSMAQGRMAHMIEWQNWDMSVVGPGGVSVPRKSTAEQEMERRLESDAYSDLSDGEKEARFAAGILQQFAISQATLMAWTSMDGESLRSGSNQGSVAHLSEVNQESITSRDQILHHSSADMWPNTYVAQGLYCLSSSDAWEPISNEPSGVASPAAGSYVMQQGGTSCDGYDGNALQQQQQFNLQQQSQLQQLQQLQQIQHYQQQQLLYQQQQSLEQRLHSANHSLQATPNSTIHSLAPATHAPLVDLWGAGQTESYQADIGGYNIGVAAVVEAALNVPSGDEGAGTEHSHLLEQQEEEDELKDEEVTLCMEPESATLTQRDEAITSGGSSPGQRSPGQPPAQQITERKASDVSCGAIQMLEEKEEKQGSTVAAMATN
- the fam131bb gene encoding uncharacterized protein fam131bb isoform X1, which produces MMSSRGTEFEAADGVPVKDGEQHGCSDFSWEGINLSMEDTTSILPRLKRNNSNNYGIGALAKSSLTGVSGVNRSMKDKVTKPTSMAQGRMAHMIEWQNWDMSVVGPGGVSVPRKSTAEQEMERRLESDAYSDLSDGEKEARFAAGILQQFAISQATLMAWTSMDGESLRSGSNQGSVAHLSEVNQESITSRDQILHHSSADMWPNTYVAQGLYCLSSSDAWEPISNEPSGVASPAAGSYVMQQGGTSCDGYDGNALQQQQQFNLQQQSQLQQLQQLQQIQHYQQQQLLYQQQQSLEQRLHSANHSLQATPNSTIHSLAPATHAPLVDLWGAGQTESYQADIGGYNIGVAAVVEAALNVPSGDEGAGTEHSHLLEQQEEEDELKDEEVTLCMEPESATLTQRDEAITSGGSSPGQRSPGQPPAQQITERKASDVSCGAIQMLEEKEEKQGSTVAAMATN